In one window of Chryseobacterium sp. JV274 DNA:
- the hppD gene encoding 4-hydroxyphenylpyruvate dioxygenase, producing the protein MSTLTFAEKIAQAENFLPINGTDYIEFYVGNAKQAAHYYKTAFGFQSVAYAGPETGVRDRASYVLQQGKIRLVLTTGLKSDSLISEHVKKHGDGVKILALWVDDAYAAFEETTKRGGKPYLEPVTLTDEHGEVRMSGIYTYGETVHMFVERKNYNGAFMPGYEKWESNYKPEEAGLLYVDHCVGNVDWNRMIPTVEWYEKVMGFVNILSFDDKQINTEYSALMSKVMSNGNGFAKFPINEPAEGKKKSQVEEYLDFYEGEGVQHIAVATKDIIHTVTELKKRGVEFLSAPPEAYYDMVPERVGHIDEDLKKLQDLGILIDHDEEGYLLQIFTKPVEDRPTLFFEIIERHGAQSFGAGNFKALFEALEREQERRGNL; encoded by the coding sequence ATGTCAACACTTACATTTGCCGAGAAAATAGCTCAAGCAGAAAATTTCTTACCGATCAACGGTACAGATTACATTGAGTTTTATGTAGGAAATGCAAAACAGGCTGCCCATTATTACAAAACCGCTTTCGGTTTTCAGTCTGTAGCTTATGCGGGTCCTGAAACAGGAGTAAGAGACCGTGCATCTTATGTGCTTCAACAAGGAAAAATCAGATTGGTACTAACAACAGGACTTAAGTCTGACTCTCTTATCAGCGAACACGTAAAAAAACATGGTGACGGAGTAAAAATTTTGGCACTTTGGGTAGACGACGCTTATGCAGCTTTCGAAGAAACAACTAAAAGAGGTGGTAAACCTTATTTAGAGCCTGTAACTTTAACTGATGAGCATGGTGAGGTAAGAATGTCCGGTATCTACACGTATGGAGAAACCGTTCACATGTTTGTAGAAAGAAAAAATTACAACGGAGCTTTCATGCCTGGATATGAAAAGTGGGAAAGTAACTATAAGCCTGAAGAAGCAGGTTTATTGTATGTAGACCACTGCGTAGGAAATGTTGACTGGAACAGAATGATCCCAACAGTAGAATGGTATGAAAAGGTAATGGGATTTGTAAACATTCTTTCTTTTGACGACAAGCAGATCAATACAGAATATTCTGCATTGATGTCTAAAGTAATGTCCAACGGAAATGGATTTGCAAAATTCCCTATCAACGAACCTGCAGAGGGTAAAAAGAAATCTCAGGTAGAAGAATATCTTGATTTCTACGAAGGAGAAGGCGTACAGCACATCGCGGTTGCTACGAAAGATATCATCCATACCGTAACTGAATTGAAAAAACGTGGTGTAGAGTTTCTTTCTGCTCCACCGGAAGCTTATTACGATATGGTTCCTGAAAGAGTAGGTCATATTGATGAAGATCTTAAAAAACTTCAGGATTTAGGTATACTTATTGATCATGATGAAGAAGGGTACTTATTGCAGATCTTTACCAAGCCTGTAGAAGACCGTCCTACTCTATTCTTCGAAATTATTGAAAGACACGGTGCACAGAGTTTTGGTGCCGGAAATTTCAAAGCTTTATTCGAAGCATTAGAAAGAGAGCAGGAAAGAAGAGGTAATCTTTAA
- a CDS encoding acetyl-CoA hydrolase/transferase family protein — translation MNNYISAEEAIYTIKSGNRVFFHGSACTPNYLIDELARQAGRLQNVEMVSITQQGNVEIAKPEYKDSFFINSLFVSTPVRDAVNSDRGDFVPVFLSEIPILFRKNILPLDVAIVTVSPPDRHGFCTLGTSVDIARAAVDTAKIIVAIVNPRMPRTHGDGMIHISRIHKLVWHEEELPTVDYGSKVGPEEMLVGKNVAELIEDRSTLQMGIGTIPDAVLKCLTNHKDLGIHTEMLSDGVIDLIQDDVINNKYKGYNDNKTITSFCFGTRKLYDYVDDNTVFAFRDVSEVNFPINIMRNKKMVAINSAIEIDLTGQVCADSIGTMQYSGIGGQMDFMRGAALSDDGKPIIAITARTKKGISRIVPFLKQGAGVVTTRGHIHYVVTEYGTAYLYGKNLRQRAQELISIAHPDDREMLERAAFDRFKH, via the coding sequence ATGAATAATTACATCAGTGCAGAAGAAGCAATATATACGATAAAAAGTGGAAACCGGGTATTTTTTCACGGCAGTGCATGTACTCCCAATTACCTGATTGATGAGCTGGCAAGACAGGCTGGCCGGCTACAAAATGTAGAAATGGTCTCCATTACCCAGCAAGGAAATGTGGAAATTGCAAAACCGGAATACAAAGACAGTTTTTTCATCAATTCGTTATTTGTTTCCACTCCTGTGCGTGATGCCGTAAATTCTGACAGAGGAGACTTTGTGCCTGTCTTTCTAAGTGAAATTCCTATTTTATTCAGAAAAAATATTCTGCCTCTTGATGTAGCCATTGTTACGGTTTCTCCTCCGGACAGACATGGTTTCTGTACGCTGGGAACTTCTGTAGATATTGCAAGAGCGGCTGTAGATACCGCAAAAATCATTGTTGCTATTGTCAATCCCAGGATGCCAAGAACCCACGGAGACGGGATGATCCACATCAGCAGAATTCATAAACTGGTTTGGCATGAAGAGGAACTTCCAACCGTAGATTATGGTTCAAAAGTAGGTCCTGAAGAAATGCTTGTCGGAAAAAATGTGGCTGAACTCATTGAAGACAGATCTACCCTTCAGATGGGTATAGGAACCATTCCTGATGCTGTTTTGAAATGCCTTACCAACCATAAAGATCTGGGAATTCATACCGAAATGCTGAGTGATGGTGTTATTGACTTGATTCAGGATGATGTGATCAACAATAAATATAAAGGATACAACGATAATAAAACCATTACAAGCTTTTGCTTCGGAACCAGAAAACTGTATGATTATGTAGATGACAATACTGTATTTGCTTTCAGAGATGTAAGCGAAGTAAACTTTCCGATCAATATCATGAGAAACAAAAAAATGGTTGCCATCAATTCCGCCATTGAAATAGATCTGACGGGACAGGTATGCGCCGATTCTATCGGAACAATGCAATACAGTGGAATTGGAGGACAAATGGACTTTATGCGCGGTGCCGCATTAAGTGATGACGGAAAACCTATCATAGCCATTACCGCTAGAACGAAAAAAGGAATTTCCAGAATCGTTCCTTTTCTTAAACAAGGAGCTGGTGTAGTAACCACAAGAGGACATATCCATTACGTTGTTACTGAATACGGAACGGCTTACCTGTATGGGAAAAACCTTCGCCAGAGAGCACAGGAACTCATCAGCATTGCCCATCCGGACGATAGAGAAATGCTGGAGAGAGCAGCCTTTGATAGATTTAAACACTGA